The genomic region CATCTCCTCTAAACAGCTTACTAATCGTAAATTTGTCACTAAAACCACATAGCTAAAATCAAGCAAATTCTGGATGACATGTTCAACATCAAGGACTTTGGTCATCTACGTTACATCCCTGGTTTTGAAATTGCGAGATCTTCGAAGGGAATAACTCTGAGTCAACACAAATATTGTTTGGACCTACTGGAATCAACTAGTCTGTTGGGCGCAAAACCAACGTCCACACCCATGGACCCTACTCAGAAGCTTAACCAAATTGAAGTACCTGTCCTTGCAGATCCTACACAATTTCGCACTATCATCGGTTAACATATGTACCTAACACACTCACGACCTGACATTGTTTTCTCCGTTTACAGGTTAAGTTAGTATACGTCAGCCCCTACTCAATCTCACCTACAGGCAACATTCCGCATTATCAGATATTTGAAGAATGCACCTTCCATGGGACTTTTCTTCAGAACAGACTTCAGCCTCACTCTAATTGGATTCACCGACTCAGAATGGGGTGCCTGCCCGATCACCAGAGGATTAACCACCAGATTCAACTTCTTCCTGAGAGACAGTTTAATTAGTTGGGAATCGAAGAAACAACTCGTTGTATCTCGTTCTTCTTTAGAGGCGGAATATAAAGCTCTAGTGAACACGTCATGCGAGGCTCAAGGGCTGATATTTCTACTACAAAATTTTGGCATTCCTCACCCATTGCGAGTCACAATATACTGCGACAACCGGAACTCCATCCACATCGCCACCAATCCCGTATTCCATGAGCGTACCAAACACATCGAAATAGACTGTCAATTGGTCTGCGATGAGATCCATTCCAAGTTAATTCATCTCATGCCaataaattctgaaaaccaagtcgCAGACGTGTTCACAAAACCTCTACATTCTTGTCCTTTTCACAGCCTTGTTACCAAACCTGAAATGCTAAATATACACTCCAGTTTGAGGGGGGTGTTAAATCCTAATATTAGTTTTTGTATTCTGTATCATTTGGCCCAACTTGTATTGCTTTAAGTCCATGTGCTTCTAGCTTGTCTTAGCTCTATATATTGTATAACTGCAACTTTTACAATTAATGAAAAAAAGTTATTAGTTTTTTTCCTAGTGGTAAATGCAATTGAAGCCTTTCTAAAACAAATTATAAGCCGTTTAGTATATTTTATTGTTAAGTATTATGAAATAGTTTGTTATAAATGATAATTTCTTCATCATACAAAAATTGAATTATTGTCCTGCTGATTAATTATCtactaatattattttatcaatatttaattatatactaTAGCATATAATTTTAGgttattttcaaaacattttatacTAACtaattcaactttttttttataatgcaTGTTAATCCGCTAGATGTTTGTTACACTAAGAAAACAATACAAAAGAAAATGTGTAGATAAACTAAAAAAACATCTAAAAGAGAGACTTGGATTTACAAAAAATCCACATAACCTATCAACTATACACAGAAAAAAAACTAATGATGAAAAACTATTAAAAGAGAAACCAACACAACTAAAACTCCCAACCTTCTTAAAAAAGAGTGAGGATTGAGAGATGAACATCATATGCTATTGatgcctttgttttgttttgccaTCATGTGATTCTATTCCCCCATTTTTGTTTGGGGTATTATTGGTGTTTGGATGAAAGAAGAGACAAACTGCAGAACAATCATCAAGCTTAGAAGTTGGAAGTCTGGTCTTCCATGCTTGAACAGCTGACTCAACAAGTTGTTTAGCCGCGGAAGCTCGCGGAGCAGATGCAACAATGTTGACCACTTCTTTGTTGGACAAAACATCCCAGATACCATCCGTGGCTAAGACGATGAATTGGTCTTGGTTATTGAGGCGATGATAGGCAACTTCAGGGACAGATATGAGTCCATAGTTCTTGAGGCAAAAGTCCCCGAAAGCGCGCGACATGGCTAGGCCGGGAGAATCGACTTTTGGTAGCCAAAGTCTAGCTACATCTGATTCGTTGTTGAGAGCGAAAACTCTTCCTTTGCAAATTCTTATTCTTTCGAGTTCCTCTGGTTAACACACAAGGAAAATAGATAAGAAGAGGGTTATATTATGAATGCAAGAAGATGATGCAGTAAATAGGTTATAACTTACTTGGAAGATCTGGTTTGAGGTCGGTTGTTAACTGATGTGGTTTGAGAGAACCATTTGAATCTAGGGTTGCTAAAACAGCTCTTGAGTCTCCGATATTTGCGATTACTAGTTCTTGGCCCTGAGACAAGAAGAATGAGTGAGGAATGCTTTAATGAATGTTTATTTATTGAAATGAGTAGGGTTTCAAACTGCGGTTTTGGATGTTGTGAATGCGGTTGTTgatagttaaaaaaatttattacatCATAAAAAGATTAGAACAAGGGGttttaaaagtttaatttttatgAGAATAATTGAAAGAACGTGGCAGAAATTGACCGATTTAGTTGCACATATGATTAAATGATTAAATCACACTGCAATTGATTCGATGTTGTTGCCGAGGTTACCGCAACCATAGTTTAAAATTGGGATAAAATTGGGACATATGCATCGGCAATTTAATTTTAACTATTATTGTTATATTGTTGTTACAGTAGTGTTTGCACGTCGAAGTATAATTTAAAATCTTATGTATGGACTACTTCAGTCATGTATGAACTATTtgccaaaaattaaaattttagaacATTAAAATCATTCTTATTCGGATGTAATGAATAATTTCATTTATGTTTGCCGAAAATTAATATTTCAGGACTCTAATCTCATTCTTGTTTAGATGTAATGAATAATTTATTAATCATTCTTATCAACAATTAAACTTTTAGAATTAAGTGAGAATGTAATGAATAATTTTCAATTAAGTTCgttgaaaattaaaatttcaaaaccctaattgcaaTCTTGTTAAGATGAAATGAATAATTTTTCAATTATATTCTTGCCTAAAATTAAATTTTCAGAACCTTAATTAGTCTTGTTCTAATGTATTTTTCAATTATTGTGCCAAAATTTATCTTATAAAATTTTAGAGCCTAATTTCAATTATGTATTTCATCATACATATCATGATAACCGCAATTGCAATTCTCATAAGACTATACAGCCACGGTTTAAAGTATGAAAATGACATAAATCAAAATGAAATAGCATACATACCTTCTTAAACAATGTAACAGCAGTAGTCCCACTTCCAAAAGATTCCATGGCATAATGAAGTTTGAGTTCTTTGTCCACAAACTTAGACGCCATCAAAAACAACTCTCTCATCATCTTTAAAACACCATCCTTGTTATTGTTATTAGTTTTATCATCGTTACCACCGTCGTCACCGCGACGCGAATTCCATTCCTCCATTATCTTCAAAGGAAAACAATCTCTAACTTTCTTCGCAACCACATGTCCATGAGGTCCATGCCCATCAAACACACCACAAAATACACTATCCTCCACATTACCAAACGTCTGAAAAATCCattcattatttaattataacatattACATTGAAGAATGAAGATAAATAATATTGTAAATTTTGTAATACCTCCCAAAGAAGCATTGCATCTTGATTTACACCCTTCCCACCTTGTCTACCAAACAACGATGCAAAAGGAGATGAACCATTCAAAAAAACTCGTCCAGGAACTCTATGCAACCTCATTTCCGCACTCGAATCACGCGAATAGTTCCTCGACGAAGAGCCCGAGGAAGAATCATAATTATTAGTTTGAGGAGAAGGAGCTGAAGAAGCTCCTGAGAGACAAGATCCCATTGATTCTCACCCAAAAAAATGGTACAATATCAAACCC from Vicia villosa cultivar HV-30 ecotype Madison, WI unplaced genomic scaffold, Vvil1.0 ctg.000060F_1_1, whole genome shotgun sequence harbors:
- the LOC131623261 gene encoding probable protein phosphatase 2C 33, translating into MGSCLSGASSAPSPQTNNYDSSSGSSSRNYSRDSSAEMRLHRVPGRVFLNGSSPFASLFGRQGGKGVNQDAMLLWETFGNVEDSVFCGVFDGHGPHGHVVAKKVRDCFPLKIMEEWNSRRGDDGGNDDKTNNNNKDGVLKMMRELFLMASKFVDKELKLHYAMESFGSGTTAVTLFKKGQELVIANIGDSRAVLATLDSNGSLKPHQLTTDLKPDLPKELERIRICKGRVFALNNESDVARLWLPKVDSPGLAMSRAFGDFCLKNYGLISVPEVAYHRLNNQDQFIVLATDGIWDVLSNKEVVNIVASAPRASAAKQLVESAVQAWKTRLPTSKLDDCSAVCLFFHPNTNNTPNKNGGIESHDGKTKQRHQ